The Alnus glutinosa chromosome 10, dhAlnGlut1.1, whole genome shotgun sequence DNA window TGTTCATGGACCGAGTTCTCATAGAGTGTACTCGAGCTGGAGGCTGATCTGCAAAGGAAGTGGAACAAGGCATACTGGAAACTGCTGGAGAATGAGAGGAAGAATCAGGGGTGGACAGGGAgtgagaaggagaagaagataaaattggAGGAGAGGCCGGAGGACATATAGTGGTAGAAGGAGGAGGAAACAATGAGGGAGGAAGCACAATAGGAAGAGGAACACTGGGAGACTCGGAAATAGGAGAGACCTTGGAAAATGGAAACCGGTCTTCATGAAAAATGACATCTCTAAAGATGTACATCCGGTCAGATTCTAGATGGAGACATTTATAACCCTTGTGATTTTGGCTATACCCGAGAAAGACACATTCTTTTGAGCGAGGAGAAAATTTGTGAGAGTTATAGGGACGAAGATTTGGATAGCATGCACATCCGAAGATTTTTAGGAAATTGTAGTCGGGTGGTGTATGGAAAAGTTTTTCAAAGGGAGATTGATGATTTAACAAGGGAGTTGGCATGCGATTAATGAGGTAGCAGGATGTAAGACAAGCTTCATCCCaatatttttggggaagatgGCTGTCAGTGAGCAATGCCAAAGTGGTGTCGATGAGATGTCTGTGTTTACGTTCGACacatccttgttgttgatgtgtatGAGGATAAGAGAGACGGTGATTAATACCCACAGATTGAAAATATTGATGAAGATTACGATACTCACCACCCCAGTCAGATTGAACacttataattttatgattaagtaAACGTTCAACCATgatttgaaattgaagaaaaatgggCATGACATCAGATTTTGCTTGAATAGGGAAAACCCATGTATAACGAGTGAAAACATCAATGAACGAAACATAATAACGATTTCCATTAATTGAAATAGTAGGAGATGGTCCCCATAAATCCGCATAGGTGATGGAACAGGTTTGAATATTTCGGACTCTTGTACACGCTGATCATAATAGATTAAGACTCCTATACATACTGAAAGTAGGACTCTATAACTCCCATCTATTTAGCATACAATTAGACTTAGGACTCTAGCTTAGAACCAGGAGTCTGGATGAGACCGGATGAGATAGACTTCTTATCAACCATTTTCGGATAGAGTTGTGCCGCACAAGACTCATACTTGGAATGGGGGTCTTGTGTTGTAGTTGCATTAATAAGGAGTCTGGATGAGACCGGATGAGATAGACTTCTTATCAACCATTTTCGGATAGAGTTGTGCCGCACAAGACTCATACTTGGAATGGGGGTCTTGTGTTGTAGTTGCATTAATAATATTAACCAACAGAATTGGGTGGAGAATCCAAAGGTTAAACATTTATAACGTTCGAAATAAAATCGTCAAACACagaataacaacaacaacaaaaatcaaatatttgatTATGCAAATTGAAGTTCAAATGTATAATAGCTCACCAAGTGGTTGACTTTGCTGCTCCTGAACTTCATCCATTATTCAAAATTCAACAAACCCAAGGGCTTTCCTCAAACTTCTGCACAGACCCAAGTCAAATAAAGCACCAATCAGTACATAAACAGTTTGAACAAAGGAGTATATTCTACGCTCCGTTTGGTAACTGAGAAAATGTAGCTGGAAAAGGAGAAAACCCCACTCAGCTGAGCTTCTAAAAGAACCAGTTTAGCTCAGTTGActtcatttcttaaaaaaacaaatacaccCACAAAACATAGTGTACGAATCCAAagcttcaaaattttctcttccACGCTCCCATGGAttttcttggcaaccaaacagatcgtagagagagagagagagagagagtgagtatGGGTTTACTTGCAGTGGGAGGAGTAGGATCGGAGAGCTTTGCACTTTGAGGATTTGTTGGGCAAATGCGATCAAATGGATTGTTTTGGCTTTTCAACGATCGAAGAAGATTCTAGAGACAAACAAAAGCATTAAATTCCAAATGCCGAGTACTTCAACTTATTGTTTCTTTGTTCGATCTAACGGCCCACGTGCTGCAGGTTCTTTGCTGTCTAGGGAGAAATTTTAGACTCTgggatatatataatttttttaaaagtaccttaatttttatttatttttttatttttacaaattaaaagtgtgttttaaataaacttattaaaagtattttatttgaaagtgcgtcttttaaaaaatgatcATTTAAAGCtgtgaaataattattatttcaaatcgTAAGTAAggaattaattttaaaaatggcacaattttaaaggttaacccataattttatcaaatatttaactatatttttaaaaataatatattaaaattactatcttttatgtcaaaaaaaaaataaaaaaaatttctatcttttaAATAGCACGATTAATTTGAAATCGCAAGCCAAACGAAAGTAGACACTAGAGGTTGAAACTCTTTACTAGACATGACCATAATAACATCTTTGTAGTGCCCGAAAATAAAATAGGGAATGACGAAACTTAAAGACttagagaaaataaaatgaaaacatgtTCGAAGGGAGGGTAGGCTAAACACGGTATGAGTGAGGACAATACGCTTGACAAATCCAGTGTTAAAAGCGACAATATGACTAGCAAATCTAACGATAAGCGGGAAAAATACGTTTAACAAATCATATACTACTAAGAGGGGGCAATACGGCTaacaaattattatataaaaaaaaaaaaaaaaaaaattattaggattAGTATTTGAAAATATGAGTATGCGTTGTATGTATTGAtttgaatattgttttttattattatctaatATCATCTATGTTAACCTAAACTATATACATACAAATGCTCTTAAATATTtctggtaaaaaaaataataataataatatggagacacttttgaaaatatggaGACACTTTTGAAGCATGCGGAGAACGTGCGTCACGTGAGAatcatatttctttctttctacttttcttttttcctttgttcttttctctATTTACCTATGCCCCACAAgactttaattaataaaataaaatacttagaGTAcaacaacttttattataaattcctTACAAATTCACCTTATAATCCATGTTTTTTGTAAAATGAGGTCAAATAAATTGTCACGTGACCATTCACATTTTAGTAACCGACATGGTAAGTACTGTAAGGACTCTCACGTTAGCCAGTAAAAACAATTCACATTTCAGTAACCGACATGGTAAGTACTGCAAGGACTCACACATTGTTCTTATATCATACATTATTCGAACTTAGAACCTCTCCTgcttaggctaactaaatggGCTAGAAAGGCCCGCTTCGAGAGGGCTTATTCTATGGCACACCAAACATGAAGGTGTATTAACcatatttagagaaaaaaagTTAAGTTATATCTGcattatcaattaaaaaaaaaagactaattaagttataattatagttagttagaattacttataaagtacagtttcacttaataaataattaatatgagATTTAACACCTATAAATGCCTTTATAACCCCTTCATTCTATTCTATGTAGATTATTATTCATCTGATTGGGTCAAAAAGGGATTGCCCCCCTGCACATGGTTTCAGAATCAAGCCATTTTGCAGGAACGAATAAGCAGCTACTTAACTTAGCAGAGACCATGGGAATAATTCAGAAGGCATCTCCTTTCCCGAGTTGTGATCATGAGAAGAAATGCTAACTACACTTTCTTGCATCTCTTGGGTACTAATGAGAGGGATCGAGGTCATGGGGCCTGTAATTCTAAAGATCTAGAACCTTCGTTTAAAATGAATAGTCTAGATTAAACTACgcaaacttttttaaaaaaatatcataataaaaataattaaagggTAGTCGGCCACCTTACCATTTTACCCTTTGAGAACTATCTTATGGCCCATGAGGGGGTAGCCGACTACCTCCTTGGTTGACCGTCCCTTGAACCCTCGGAGTGGTCACACCACCCCTCGAGCCTTTGTAAGGCTCTAATTAATGTAACTGATCACCTGAATCATCTTTTtacttattttgatttttttttttatttttttgaatgaacGGTCTGGATCCTTAAAATTACAGCCGGTCCTTATATGATATATTGATTCATGATTGGAAGTATAGAACCACACTAATGTAAAGATAGGAcaaaattttaactatttaatttgaaatcaaCAATTAAGATTAATTTACCAATTCTATATgataaaatactttaaaatttcTAGAAGATTTTAATCTAATTATGACCTATTTATTGGATTGTAACAGCTGTCTTTGGCAAAGACTATATATAGGTTAGTTGTGTTTGTTATGGTGGGCTTtgggttagattttttttgaaaaattatagtATGGGCTTCGTGCAAAGcttttttaaagtattaattaaataattaaatctatttttttatcgGTTTGTGAACGGTGTGGAATggaaaaaatatgatttaaaaaaagaatgataaaagtccaaaaaaaaaaaaaaaattagtttcgATAACAGAAGcaagagaaggaaaaggaaacaTGAAGGAATGGTCGGAGAAAAAGAAGTTAAAGTAGATAGGGTGATCGCGACCACCCTTGCCACATTAATTGGATGGATTGTGCGACCAATATCcttctttaacttttttatttttatacgaAATTTAGTGATTTGCTTATGAGACATTTTTAATTAATGACGTGATATGTTATGGCGTAGTTTTTTTAATGACGTGTCTATTATCCGATTATTATTcgattaataaataaaataaaaacttgagTCCTTTTATTTCAATCTTTTCATGGCTATATATCTGTCCCTCTAAATATTGTCACTCTAGATGTGTTTGGCCAACACAACGTACATATATGGGTTATTCTCCTAAGAATAGTCCTTCGTTTTCCCCTGAAAGTATGCATTCATTCCCAGCCACTCAAACTCCCCGGCGAAAACCCGATCATCGTGATCGGTAaagtcaaacaaaaacaaaaacagaggaTATTTGAACAGAAATACCCATCGTTGATCGAGAAAAGTGAATTAAACaggaaagaaaatggaagaaaataatGGTTTAGATGACCCATGTGAGGGCAGGCTATCAGCAATATTTGCAAGAGCAGCAAAACACGTATTCGGCTTCTTCTTAATGGTGGTTCTTTGCAATCTCACGCACTACTTTCTAAGGCCCTTTTCACAGCCACGCATCACCTCCGATACCCTTGTAAGTCTCTCTATTCTTCTCTCTCAAGCAAGAAATGAAttaaccaaacacaaaaaatttctttaattttgatcCAAacgtgaaaaacaaaaacaaacaaaaaaatatcaaaattttgaTTGATCCCCAATGCATCACTGAGTGATGGGTCTGAACAAAGCATTGATGTATCTATAtatctttgtgtgtgtgtttcatAGAATCTATTTACATAACAGAGGTGAGGATGATTGTGGTTGGGGTCGCTTAGAGTTAGTCAGCCTAAACTTGCAGCACCGACCATGTTAAATCGTCGGTTATCTCATAATATGGAGGTTATGAGgattaatatgttaattaaatggttaaatttatcatttcttattcgcttaaacttttgagataactggtgatttaacaatGTTGCATGCAAAAGCTTGACGAGTTTTACCCTTAAAGCAAGCTTGTGTAGCCAATAACTTCTTCTCCCCTTATATCTCTATAGCAAATTCGGCAATTGTTACGATTTTAAGTGTTTCTCATGGTTTAAGTGCAATGACAACCATGTATATATAAGTTATTGGGTACTCTCCTCTTGCACACTGGTTTTAAGGGTGGATTCTACCTAAAGTTTGTATAATTTGATATCAGAGCCAGCTATCAAGTCGAGTTATATAAGATCGGACACAATTTGTTGAGTATAGGACCGAAAGAGTTGTGGCTTTATGATCAAGTTACAGTAAAGGCGACTTATAGACTGGATAGCTATGAATAATAAGCTCAAATCCCACACGGTCTGCTTCATAAACTTAACCATGCCTTGTGTAGGCTTTTGGGTAAACACATGCTAGTGGTGTCACCTCGCGCATAGCATTGGCCGCTTGTTATGCATTGGCACCAAAAACGtgcttattatttttgtgtgcTTTTTTGGACACGTACAACTGTTATTCCAACGAACAATTTTATGTTTGAATTTCAGCATTAATAATTGTAGTTTCAACAGGCATAAATTGCTCtcataattttataaagaattGTTTCAGAAATTTAAAATGTAACACGCTTGTTGTTAAGAATAGTATTCAGAATTTACAATCTGTTCTCTTTGCAAAACTTATTATACAAGTGGGAGACAATATTTATCTTTAGAGATAGATTTAAGCTCCCCTTACTGTCAAGATTTCAGCCATTCCCATATAGTATTATTCTCTGCTTTCTTTTAATTCCAAAAATCCCACATTTCATTTCAAACATATCTATGACAAGCATTGCATGTATCATTATACTAAGAGGtggtttcttcttcatctaATCCCATAAACATTCTTTCAAAATCATGTCTTTTTCTTATGATATGCAGGTGGGGCTGCTGATTGGAAACTTAGGCATTGTACACAGCTTATTTGATAGAGCAGCAGCTCAAGTTCTGCGTTTCATCATCGATTTCGGCATGATATGCTACATGTTTGTGTTAGGCATAGAAATGGATCCGTATGTACTCCTGAGAGCACCAACTCGGGAAGCTAAAGTAGCCTACGCCGGAGTTCTCTCCACCTTCATCATGGCCTGTTCCATAACCCCATTTCTCAACTTCCCAGAGAAAAACAAGACGCTCTGCATCCTCGCCCTCTCCACTTCCCTCTCCAGCACAGCCTCCCCTGTTCTCACCCGCCTGATAACCAGCTGCAAAATCGGGAAATCGGACATCGGCCGCCTCGTGATTGCGGCCGGAATGCACTCCGATTTCATATCCACTCTTCTCCTTTCCATTGGCTACATTGTATTTCCAATAAGAGGAAGTAAAGAACCTTCACGAAAGATCGGTCGGCCTCGAGAGATCATAGAGATGAGTTCTGCTCTGGTTCTGCAGATATTGGTATCTGCAAAAGTTTCTCCAGTTGTTATGAACTGGGTTAACAATGAGAACCCTCCAGGGAAACCCATGAAAGGCACACATCTAGTTCTGTCAATTGCTTTCATGGTGTTGGTTTGCAGCTGCTCCACTGTATACGGATACAGCTCTGTTCTAAGCGCGTTTGTGGCCGGGATTTTCTTTCCTAGCGACGGGAGAGTCTCCAAATGGGTAATCTCATGTTTGGgtgataattatttttcaaatattgtttttagaatttaaattataaaagaagattttattcaattttattttttttaattttatcttaggttttttaaatcattcaaacataattttaaaagacaaatTCTCTCGGTATtagtaattttgaattttaaactGCACACCCAAACGTGGGATGCGTATGcatatttaaaaagtttaagcGGATGCGTATTTAATACATAATTGGTCCACGTGCTTTTCCGTGTGTATTAAAtcagtttttgaatttttaaaagtgGTAAAATTAGTCCTTGTACTTTTTGACAGTgtaaaatcaatcattttgtTTACTTCCGTTAACacggattattattattattattatttttcctgaGTAATTTCTAGTTGTAAGTGAAGAATGGTGATGCAAAGGCTAAAGTGTGATTTTGTTTCTGGAGATGTGGTGGGGATGACGTGGAGCGAGGGGATCAAATGGAGAACTGATTTGACAGTATTTGATGATTGCCGAGCAATGATTATGTAGAGGTGGTACACTCGGCGCAACACGATTGGACCAACTGACTTATTTTTTTACACGTGACAAACGACTTACTAGCAAAAGTAGACGGaatgattgattttaaactGTCATAAAGTATAAGGActaattttatcacttttgaaaactCAAGGATTGATTTGATACATATCGAAAGTACATGAACCACTTTTGTATATATTCCTAAGACAATAgaaaatagttaatttaatcatttaatttatgttctaatattctccctcacgtgtgggtTCAAATTCTCCTATAATTAGTGTTAGTGAAGCCctacacgtgaaatatttaattgaaacggGAGATGAATGCTTGAAATAAAATTCGAACTCAAGAtctttgttttaatattatattaaatcatcatttcTTTTAAAAGCTTATGCCgatagtaaataattaatttaatcatttaatttatattgtaacAGGTAATTGGCAAGGTCAACTACTTGTTAACTACCATTTTCTTTCCcatatttttcatttggatGGGGTTTGAAGCTGATTTCCGCGAGTTTGAACCTAAACATATGGGAACCTGGGGAAGGTTACTTCTGCTCTTTGTCATTCCAACGGTGGGGAAAGTCGTCGGAACTTTGGTTTCTGGGGTGCTCCTCGGGTTCCACTGGCCGGAATCTGTTGCACTTGGGCTGCTTCTATCGACAAAGGgccattttcaaatttatatggCTATTGCTGCTAGATCAGTAAGTCTCtctattttattctattattttcattttttgtttgaaataaatTGTTTATCCTCTCTTCTCATAAGACTAAGGGTCCCTATGAATTTGAAGTCTGAAAAAGTGTAATCTAAAAACACAGTTAATCGTTtagtaaaattacaatttaacctttaaaattgtagtttaacttttaaatagTGTGTTTTTGAAAACGTGTCTTcttgcttgcgatttgaaaatatagttttttttttaaaaaaaaaaaggttttcaaACCGCAAATTTTTAAAACGCACTCCCAAATAATACACTttttgcgatttgatttaaaatcacacttttagcCTGCAATTCGCAAACTCAAATTCACTCCGAGTAATCACTAAGAAACTTATTCTATAGGTAATGACCGTCATATCACATTGACacttattttatcaaaatattttcataaacatttTTCTCCATGAGTGTATACAAAAAGTGCTTCTAATTCTAGTGCAAGTCATGCTTTTAGGGCCTAAAAGCAACATAAATATAAGAGTAATGCTTAATGCTACACTCTTATCTCACATTCGTTTTATTAGATTGATCTAGTAGTGTCCATCAGCTCTTGGATCaacttttgttaaaaaacaaaaattcaaaggtCGATGAACATTGTCACATCAATCAAGTATGGTAAGAATGAAATAGggtgtaatatatattaattgtttctTGTAGCATTTGGACACACAAGTTACATGCATTGGACAAAGTATCTCCAAGCCCTCATGAAaggaatattttaaatataataacatTGTTTCACAAGTTACATTTAACtaattgttttgtgtttgaaaatcaactttttattttttattttttatttacaagtACTGATCCAAGAGGATTGATTTTACTATCACTTCGTCAAGTTGTATGATAGtcgtataacaatctactaaataacattacccTTTTTGTTTTGGACGACTACATTTGACAAATTGTTATaggaacaaataaaaatatatgcagCTAAGAAAAAAGATAGCAGTGTAATCTAAGTAATCATGACCCTCCTAAAAATGATTCTGcataataattaagaaaaagaagaccTTAAACagtcaacaaaaatttcattgactcattttaaattataatcTAAGCCAGAATGAAATGGATTTTATTAATTCCTGAGAACAGGTTATTAATGCTCAGCAAATAATGAACATGGTTTCAAAAGAAAGACTGCAATAATAGCTATGATTTTCATGCCAATGCAGTTTGGTCTCACATCTACATCAACCAGCATTGTGATGGTGATTGCAGTCTTTTTCACTGTTGTCCACACCCCATCAGTAGTGGCACATATCATCAAACGTGCAAGAAAACGAGCACCAACACAAAGAATGGCACTTCAATGGCTTGACCCTGCAAATGAACTCCGGATCTTGCTATGTGTTCATGGACCTCAAAACGTGCCTGCTGCCATTAACTTCATGGAGATTTCTCGCAGCACAGCCGAGCCTGGAACTGTTGTATTTGTCACCGACATTATCGAACTCACCGATGAAATAGCCGCCACGCTCGTGCAAGGCGACGGAGTGGACACGGTGACGGTGACAGACAAGTGTGTGACGGAGATGAGAGATCAAGTCACCACTGCAGTTCAAGCCTATGTGGACCAGAATGCTGAGGGTCTCAAACTCAGACGAATGCTTGCACTCTCCACATTCAATGGCATGGCCTCAGACATCTGTATTTTGGCAGAAGAGTTGATGTTAACACTCATCATCTTGCCATTTCACAAGAGCCAGCGTGCAGATGGAACATTGGATACAGGCCATTCAGGGTTCCGATACGTAAACCGCAAGGTaaaaatcagaagaaaaaaaataaaatcaaataaaatttgtaGAACTTTTAAGCTCCTAAAGGAGCTAATGGAATTATTTAAAAGctggaaacttcacttacccccTTTTAATTTCGCATCTCCATAAAGATGTCttattaaatcctaacggaggatGTCAAAATGCACAAAATACACTGTTTTTGCAGGGAGTATAAGAGACATTTCGCTTGTTTGCATTTTGATTTAACTCTAAACCATAACGGTAGGGGTGAAATTAAAAAtggcagaaaaataaaatacacacatttcaaattttgataattcaaAGTCAACATTGCAAAACCCGTAACACTTCGAGAGTGTTTCAAATGATTCACAATGATAACAGGTAGAGCTCTTTCCAAACTTCCAGATTGTAGCTTGATGATAGTTGTGGTTTTCAACAGGTGCTTAGGAGTGCCCCATGCTCAGTGGGAATTCTAGTGGACAGAGGCCTTGGACTGATAGAAAAAATATCAAGATCATATGTGTCTCTCAACGTTGCTGTTATTTTCATTGCTGGCAAAGATGACAGAGAAGCCCTAGCCTATGCCGGCCGTGTAGCACGGCATCCCGGAGTAAAGCTGACGGTGATAAGATTCTTAGTGGAAACCAATTCGGAGAACACGAGCCAAAGAGCTGGCAACTACAGGGTCAACATTGCGGAGCAGGAAGAGGAGATGAAGCTTGATGATGAGTGTTTTGCAGAGTTTTATGAAAGGCATGTTGCAGGAGGGCATGTTGCTTACACAGAGAAGCATCATGCAAATTCAGCTGAGACTTATTCTACTTTGAGGTCATTGGAAGGGCACTATGCACTCATCATTGTAGGAAGGGGGGGAAGGGTGAACTCACCGCTGACAGTGGGCATGAATGATTGGGAGCAGTGTCCAGAATTGGGTCCAATAGGTGATGTTCTTTCAGGGTCTGATTTCTCAGTGAAAACCTCTGTTTTGATCATCCAACAACACAGTGTAAGAGGAGTGCTAGATGGGCTTGAAGATGACTTCTCTATCATGTAAATGTCTCAAACCTAGTGGGGTAGCTTAGGACTTAGAAACTAATTGTTAATGGAAGCAGATAATATGTAGAACCTTAGTTTGTAAAAATGACAACCCAAGCTTGTT harbors:
- the LOC133879285 gene encoding cation/H(+) antiporter 28, yielding MEENNGLDDPCEGRLSAIFARAAKHVFGFFLMVVLCNLTHYFLRPFSQPRITSDTLVGLLIGNLGIVHSLFDRAAAQVLRFIIDFGMICYMFVLGIEMDPYVLLRAPTREAKVAYAGVLSTFIMACSITPFLNFPEKNKTLCILALSTSLSSTASPVLTRLITSCKIGKSDIGRLVIAAGMHSDFISTLLLSIGYIVFPIRGSKEPSRKIGRPREIIEMSSALVLQILVSAKVSPVVMNWVNNENPPGKPMKGTHLVLSIAFMVLVCSCSTVYGYSSVLSAFVAGIFFPSDGRVSKWVIGKVNYLLTTIFFPIFFIWMGFEADFREFEPKHMGTWGRLLLLFVIPTVGKVVGTLVSGVLLGFHWPESVALGLLLSTKGHFQIYMAIAARSFGLTSTSTSIVMVIAVFFTVVHTPSVVAHIIKRARKRAPTQRMALQWLDPANELRILLCVHGPQNVPAAINFMEISRSTAEPGTVVFVTDIIELTDEIAATLVQGDGVDTVTVTDKCVTEMRDQVTTAVQAYVDQNAEGLKLRRMLALSTFNGMASDICILAEELMLTLIILPFHKSQRADGTLDTGHSGFRYVNRKVLRSAPCSVGILVDRGLGLIEKISRSYVSLNVAVIFIAGKDDREALAYAGRVARHPGVKLTVIRFLVETNSENTSQRAGNYRVNIAEQEEEMKLDDECFAEFYERHVAGGHVAYTEKHHANSAETYSTLRSLEGHYALIIVGRGGRVNSPLTVGMNDWEQCPELGPIGDVLSGSDFSVKTSVLIIQQHSVRGVLDGLEDDFSIM